CtcattttaatgtaataaaGTAATTAAAGAACTTGCGTATTCCAAGAAACGTTTCGGTCTGTCAAATACACATACTCATggacaatattttaatttatactaGCTACTTTATCAGTATTCTTTCAATCAAATTTTCTGGATATCCTACAATAGTTCGTCCCCGTCGCGAGGTCCCAGAGTGGAAGTACCAGGGACACGAGGGATCGGGCATTAAACACCTGCCGGAAGTTGTCGTAGCATCCTCCTTTTGAATAGCGCGTGACTCCAAATTTAGCCTCAAATGTCGTCTGCTCTTTTAGCACTAGCATCATATGCCGAACGAAAAATCCGAAAGCGACAATCATGGTGGCCAAACTGATATACAGAAGGACGAACAATCCCATGAAACGGGACGTGGGGATCTGTCCTCGAAAAAATCCAATCAGAATGTTGAAGAATAACACCAAAAACGTCTGTGGTCCTTGAAACTGTATATGGTACAAGAAATTCAAATATTTGGCTAATAACAATACACCATAGAATGAGCCAATGCCCATAAACAATGTGAAACATATAAAGTAGATGTGGTTTTCCCGGCCTATGCAGACTCCCATAAAGAAGCAGTGATGGTCGCGCTTGACGATACATTTCTCACACAGATAGCAGTGGTAAGAGCGGATCGGAACCTGCATATCACACGGGAGACAGAACCGTTCCCGGCCGCGCCCGCATACCGGAACTATCGACTCTTGAACGTCCGCGTCAACCGTCTCACTGCCTTTGACGCCATGGGCGGTTGTTCGTGCGTCCTTTTGTAACGACGTAGAATCCTTTATCGTCGGGATCTTTTTAACGTCTGTTTTAGTCACGATGCATGTGAGGTAGTTCCCAATGGCCCCTGTAAATGTGTACAAGATGGCCAGTCGGTGCCAGAACACGGCTTTGGTACTATAGCAGCTAGGTACTATGTGGAAGAAACCCACGTACATCCCTATCAACGTCAAAGTCCACATGAGCACGGCGCAGAACACGTTTGCCAGAGCCTGGAGACGCATACGACGTGATACACTAGTCTTAAATAGCACATGGAATATCCCCATTTTGAGTGTTTGTCTTTATTGCATGTGTATTTACAATTGGAAATACTGAACGATTTCAATTAATAACTTTTAAGTAGATACAAGAAACTCccattttgcatttattattcgttttatatCGTATATTTAAGTCCAGTTGAACATAAAGCTAAACACTTAAGTGTTATATTTTtgagataaatatatttcttatcgTGATCAGTTTACCATTTCGAAaggtatacatgtgcatgtatttacTTTGGGGTTCAATGGGACCTTTGTGGCAATTGATCGATAACCATATTGATTAACATGTAGTATTATACTTGAAGTTTGGAATATAAGCAATCATCTAATATTTTAGTTGTAAAGCTTTGTTGACACGCACAATAATATCAGCACAACTTTGAAAGCGGTGCATTTTAAAGTGAATCCCTCTCCCTCTCAGGCTTTCCGTCCAAAACACACCTTGCAggaaatgaaatatacatgtatacatatacgcAATGATAgcttaaataagaaaacatgTTGTAGATATGTACATACAGTATTGCATACAAGGTTTGTTACACACCCTATAACTCAgcatagttttagacatatctttaaaatttcttttgGCTGGATACTCAAAGGCGTCCACGCTCCCCTCACTTATAAAATTGGTATCATACATGAAATTTTATGGAAAGCcattaaatcatttacaaaCTTAGGCAATTTAAATATTAGCTGGGTGTCACCTTATTAAGCGTTAGGGTATCTCCTATAGCAATGCtaaatattttaaccatttttttcactGCATTCATCACGTGACACgtttaaaccaatgatattGGTTGTAGCCATTCTCTGAAATAAGTTGGCGTGGGCGCCGAATGTCTACAAAGATTTGTGTTTCTCTCCTCCACCACagtagtatttttttattgtggctgctgtattattatttcataataatgaaataatgactGGGCGATTTTATCCACCCACATATGAACTCTCGGTTAGAAATACATAACACGTATATGATAGTTTTATAACACTTTCATGGCATTTTGAATACATGCCCCCTTTTATTCAATCTGCGTGTTTGTCCCTTAATCAATACTAGTTCGCCTTGGACTGCTTTCTTTGTGCGAGCCTATCTTTGgtcaacatataaaatatagtcAGACTAGTTGTGTACACTACAATCAAATCTCATTGTGGCGTTGCCACGTAAGACCAACCATTATGGAGCCATATTGCCATTCATACCGCGGTttacagtaaaacaaacaaataacaatactaTTGTGAAAAGACAACCATAACTCAGCCTCGTGCAAAATTGCAAACAATCAGCACTTAATTCACCTGCGATGTCTTCATTTTGCTCGATATAACAACTATAAATATTTTGGTAGGCTACAAGAATTCCGATTGACATCTCTCGAGAACCTATGAATGCATAAAGAATAGGCCCGATCGTCTTTCGGGGCGCCGCGATAATGATTACGTGgtattaattaatactatttttatttaagttcggTTCAATACGTTTGAAGGGTTTTCATACCGTCCAAATGgacatatgttttactgtttaattCTAATGACACTTTTTAAGGTTTTGCAATCCCAACCTATCATTCAGGAATCCTTTTCAATATCTTATCACAAACCTATAAACCCCATAAATGGTTTTAATGGTCCGTGATCATATATGTTCGACATACTAAAATCATACTTGCTTTTCAAATAAAGTcatattttaatagttataattatattttttctgcaatttcggtgaCAAATTGTAAACTAATTATAATAGAAGTGTTTCAGACGCTTTTTAGGTGGGAAAAATGGCGCCTAAACTTGACCGTTCAATGTCCTGTGTTATCTAGAAGTATAGTGTACTTCTTTTGTGTTTAATGTACGAAACACTGTCCGACGGTTCACAATGTCAGTTGCAAACTACAGATCCGCATTCCATCTCGATATGATTGCTGGTAATATGGACTTTTCCAGTAGGCTGATAATCCTGAAGATCATGAGATGTTGACACCATTGAAAATCTCTCATACTGACCCGAAAACGCCTTCCTCTCAGTAATCCATGGTCCGATTGCTAAAAAAGAAGTATTATCATTCATTCAGTAATCATAACTGTTGGTATTATTTATGTAATCTGATCAAttaccatttaacaaatttgtaGAATAATGTAActgattaaataaatttgaaaaggataaacataactattttacattttcaattccTGACAGTGCATTTCTTAGCGCATAAAGCCATTTtctcatgttgttttttaacttaatatagacttcataataaaaaaaaccctaCTAAGATttctaacattattttacaaatacatgtagtttaaagctataaataactttaaatgtttgttaagactaaacaatacacaaaatattcaCTTTCAGTCTTagaatatttctttgaataacaACTAGAGGTGAAACGATTAATCGCGATGTGGATTGAACCGTGATTTTTTGGCCTCGATTCGATTCGATTCGATTCGATCCGTAAGG
The DNA window shown above is from Mya arenaria isolate MELC-2E11 chromosome 6, ASM2691426v1 and carries:
- the LOC128238796 gene encoding palmitoyltransferase ZDHHC22-like, encoding MGIFHVLFKTSVSRRMRLQALANVFCAVLMWTLTLIGMYVGFFHIVPSCYSTKAVFWHRLAILYTFTGAIGNYLTCIVTKTDVKKIPTIKDSTSLQKDARTTAHGVKGSETVDADVQESIVPVCGRGRERFCLPCDMQVPIRSYHCYLCEKCIVKRDHHCFFMGVCIGRENHIYFICFTLFMGIGSFYGVLLLAKYLNFLYHIQFQGPQTFLVLFFNILIGFFRGQIPTSRFMGLFVLLYISLATMIVAFGFFVRHMMLVLKEQTTFEAKFGVTRYSKGGCYDNFRQVFNARSLVSLVLPLWDLATGTNYCRISRKFD